Below is a genomic region from Helianthus annuus cultivar XRQ/B chromosome 2, HanXRQr2.0-SUNRISE, whole genome shotgun sequence.
caatttctttctttttacttcgatccgcctgtggatctattttgactggttgtgatacttgatattacaattaatagttgaaataaatctattttcatttgcttccgctgtgcattataatttgtgttgtttgacatatggtgatatcaactacgtcacggaatcccccactgggcccaccggtgacacgtggaatttAGTGGTGTGACAGTCTACCCAAGATAACTACCGGTTGGGTATCCTCAACACACCCAACATAGTCTACTACCAAAAAGTCAACTGGGTAGTAGCAATCATCCACCTTAACAATCACATCCTCCACCATCCCCCTTGGATGCGTGGGAGTCTGATCGGCCAATACCACGGGAGTATCAAAATTTTTtaatggaccaaaatcgtattggtcatacaaactccCGGGTAAAATGCTCACACAAGCTCCAAGATCGAGGAGCGCCCTCTCAATTTTGAAGGTTCCAATTTGAATTGGAATAAGAGGATCTCCCGGATCTTGAGCTTTTTGAGGAATGGCACTCGATAGAACGGCACTAACATGTGATATCAAATCAACCGGTTCGGGTAATTTGTTGTGCCGTTTTTCGatgcttaactccgttaagcatTCCGCATGAGCCGGAACCTTTTTAATGTCATCAAGTAACGGTAAATTAATTTTTGCTTGTTTAAAATTTTCCCACCTCTCATCCTTCAGTGGGTACCGTTCCTCAACTTTTGATGCATTAATCGGTTTAATttgatttaaacaattttcacaaaaagaatttttattcattttttcaattttaatttgtGAAATCGTTTCTTGTTCATTTTTACTTTCCAACTCATCTCTTGTATTTCCCACTACACCATCAACGCATTGTGGTGGAATGCTTTCAACACTACTACAAACCTCATCATTTGAAAGAAGACTTACCGCGCTAATGTGCACATTCCTCACATTGCCCGTGCTTGAActttgatgcttagggttcaccgtggTGTCACTTGGGAGCTTTCCCATGCTCCCCCTCATTTGTGCCATTTCCTCCGCAAGTTGGCCCACTTGTTTTGCTAATGCTTCATGCGATTTGTCCCGAATTTCATTCTCTTTCTTGGACTCTTGCATCATCGAAAGCATTGCATCCATCTTTGCATTCAAATCACCACCACCTCCTTGATTATTCGTCAACCCGTGACCATCTTGGTTGTAACCTCTTTGGCGAGTTTGGTGCGAATACCCGCCTTGATTTCCAGATTGGAAATTCGGATTCATTTGGTTAGAGGCATTACCATACCTAAAGTTAGgatggttcctcaacccggggtggtaagtgttagagTTCATATCATATTGCCTTCGGTCCCCATACACTTGATTCACCTCCACGGTGGCTTGACAATTCTCGGTCCGGTGACCGATGTCACCACATTCTTCACATACGCTATATTGTACCGCACccacttccttcttcttcatgcggGCCAATTCCTGCTCCAACGTATCAATCCGATCCTTAGAACTTGCATCACGATCGGGCCATGACCTTGAGGTAGGGTGCTTTTTGGCTCGGTCGGccgattccttttcctttgaCCGTTTGCTCATCcgctccaaaaactcccaatcatcatcttcatggtTGCTTAGAAGGGTCCCATTGCTCGTTGATTCAAGTCGGTTCCATGTGTTGTCATCCAAACCTCGTACAAAGCATTTGACCAATTCCCACTTTTCTATTTGATGATGTGGGCACTTTCGCATCAACTCCCTAAATCTTGTGAAGGCTTCATGCAACGGTTCGCCCGAAAATTGGCgaaaagacctaatttcatcacAAGCATCATCGGTCTTTGCCATAGAGTAGTACTCATCtaaaaatgcttgttgcatttctCCCCATGTGCGGATGCTATTGGCCGGGAGGGTAAGGAACCATTGCTTCGCTTTGTCTTTCAACGAGAATTGGAACAAGCGAAGTTTGACTTCTTCTAACGCAAAGTTGTGCCCCCCCAATAGTGCTACAAATAGAAGAAAATTCTGCCAAATGTGTGTACGGTTCATCGTTGGATCTCCCGTTgaaatgaggaagtatgttgatgtaatgaggtttacaatcaaacatccttcgCTCACAAACGATTGGTGAATCGTTTTCAGTAACAATGGGCCtgaaacggtcatttactccccgtggacGTTGTTGACGACGATAAGGGCCGTTAACTTCTTGATCATCCATTCTCCGGTTATCCCTTCTATCATCTCTTCGATCATTTCTTCTTTCATCTCGTCTCTCATCCCTTCTCTCACCCCTTCCAACATCTCTTCTATCGTCTCTCTGATTTCCACCTCGATTACCCCCTTGATGaccacctcccacgaaacgaggaatccagttagggttagcattgttgttgttgtaaaacctatcattccggttccgttggtgGTTGTTTCGTGGTTGGCGGTTATTTCCGTAACCGTCATTCCTTCTATTCCCGTAACCATAATCGTCATCCCCAACGTAGttggcattttgatagccaaATTCTTCATCTTCATATCTTCTTGCATTATGGCCATTACCCCGATTTATgtatccccaatcttcatcatcgtcCACTCGATCATCATAGTAACCCCCATCATCCGAGTTTTCTgtatgaatgcttacatgttccagcgattgataaccgggaacactataaggttcgtcatcggggattgcattcctcAAGTCATCGATGTTGAAAAATGGGTCTTCATTCAagggattgccgcgatcacgatTACCTCTATGATCGGAATTGACATTCCTATCATCAAGGTTGATGGGTAACGACGCTTGTCGATGAAGggtttgttgttggggtgttcgttgggtgttattgggattttggtttcggaaaggtggagtggatGGTCTAGCGTTGGTGTTACCACCCTGttgttcttgaggtataggttgaacATTTTGGGCGGGATAAAAGGTTCCTCGGGATTGAAATTGATTTGCATTGAGGTTTTGGTTGGAATTTTGGTTCGCCATTGAGTCGGTTTCAAcggtcggtgtgagtggtggtgtttggttgatttgattagaagcaagagttgcttctaaccggcttgctaggttccttcttgcaactctttcgatttccggttcgtagactaacggTGAAGTCCTTCCGGAAttccgcgtatgcatgcactacctgtaacctgcacaagtaacacaccccgcgtaacaaagaaaaagacaaagtacaaaaagaaagctaaacaaattaaacaattaatcacaaaaattcaaacaatatccaaacacaaagcgcacgcactccccggcaacggcgccaaaatttgatcgaagtgtcgtgctccggtcaaagataatatttataagcccaaattacccttaacaatgtgttagtggtagtaaggggtcgaaccacgaagagtatgtggtttgtgtgtgaaTTCAAATGAATTAGAACaattgtcacaatttatgaagcttgctaaagtatTTTTTGTGTTTTCGTTTAATTGAAAGATATGATTCTTAACTAGATGATTTGATGAAAATGAgtaacaactactaattaacaATTGCAAGAAAAATGATTACTagatcaataataataaaaaggaatcacacccggtttcggcaATTATTaatctaggatttctacaagttttagtttcaactcaaatgcattcgattaacggatttagtgtaccgtgacttaggtgctactagctatcaatgtcccgaagaacggacaaaaagacactttgtaatcaacacaagtaaatcctaacaacgacaacgtacaattacatatcaccgtttcgcaaagtcataacttttaacatcgttcgacaattcacgaattcgtaacaaatgtaatactattgtcaaaagtttcaaaaaccaaatacaaattgtcactaagatgaaacaagaacaaattgaaaccctacaattaacaactacctacaccggggtgaaaccgagatgattagccgctcatggttgatgcaactttATCACCGGATGCttggaatgcggatggagtcatcttgaagcCTTGAGAATGGTGAATGATGAGGTTTGGtgaaagatgatgatggtggaaggattagggtttgtggATGATGGATTAAttgtgatgatggtgatgattctTGATGATGAAGATGGAATGGTAAGTGATGGTTTTTTGATTGTGGCTCCAAGAACAAGATTCAAACCTTCCAAGGAGTGTAACTCCCGAGTTGAATGCCCCAAGACCAATTAGAATCGTTCCTATATCAAAGATACCCAATTTTTCGCGTTTCAGGAAACcacaacccgtcgccgacggcctgggacccgtcggcgacggcctccccatTTGCTAAAATCACCTGACGGCTTGTTTGGCTGCTTACGAGCATTTTTTCACGACGGAACTTTCTAGAGCTCGTCGGCGACGGCCTAGAGCCCGTCcccgacgccctctagtttttcctgtttcgtccgaaactgttttcttcataacttcttcgttatagctccgttttactcaccgttttcgcccatgtactcgtaattcagccctctatcctgccatcttccaatatattcattttaaatccattaaaattcccaaaacacatccaatcttcatgattaacccggttttgttcatttcacatccccggttgaCCCGATTCACGTCCCGGTGCTCCGTttagctcccgattagctccttaaactcttttagacctgtaaaacacaaatcccattaaaagtaggctattcaagattaaaagctatgtaaaaacatcaaattaagcaCAAACGATAACaagttttcgaccacgtatcacacgatttctcgtatcaattcttggcactagttttcaccaagagtacTTCTCGTTTTAGTACACATCATACCATTTTGTAAATATCGAAgtattcgtaacatgtatttcacccccttcattgtaaaagtgaaaaaagttaaaagaaaaagggggagcatgaactcacaactttgcgtttccttgcgtcgtaaacttcaccggatttgcttatagtgcgtcgtgacctaaacgtgttttattatcgttagtcactagacttgtatcgcacaagcacaagtcactatcttttgtatatgtattcttgtgttaaaaatattttatatttttaactacctattttacttatattattttctcaaaaataagtataagtttcttgtattttgcactttgcaccctaattatgtatctttgttcaaaacttcattttatgttcataacttgtccaagttatttattctatcaaataatatattttcaaaaatatattttctatttgcctaagcatgttgtatatgtatttttgtatttttaattctCAAAAGTATGTAGTATATTTTCAAGTCTTAATACATtagcacgtataatacatactacatacacttagcacaaagtttggtgataaaataatatatatattttctccaaaaaatatacatacttaatgtcAAATTTTTAACCTTGACGAGTTCATCGTTTCTTAactcaaaaattagggaaaccttggtaaataccttggtatacatttttagggaataagttcctcaaaacttatattattttctaagtgtcaaaatttataaaaattttggcagagtttcccctaaaaatggtggtttcccatgttttcaaaacatgtgtttattttcttttaaaaatcaccAACAATATTAACCACAATCATCAACAATATACATTAATTTTtctatttcatgaacttgaaatttcataaaaatgtgtagtaacttactagggtatttagtaagtcttgttactctttaaagtgtgtttgtttctttaaaagcttcatttttaaagaatctagttctttacaacttgtgaccgtattttctaaaaatactacttcttgtatttttcttgttacacatgtgtttatacacttgtttacttaccAAAAATgattttagttcatacaagatccgaGTTTTTAACAATCTAGTATTTTctacttggttcttccgaaaaaccacttgtagatctttagatctacaagtttacaacttcattttacaagaaaaattatgttcATTCAAGcttcaagttcatggtggatggtttcatcatctttcctatttctaacactaacatcttactagttcatgttcttgaacatgatctagtatgtctagatgatgatccatcctacttttagtaacaaacaacatcaaataat
It encodes:
- the LOC110885395 gene encoding uncharacterized protein LOC110885395, whose amino-acid sequence is MAIMQEDMKMKNLAIKMPTTLGMTIMVTGIEGMTVTEITANHETTTNGTGMIALLGGHNFALEEVKLRLFQFSLKDKAKQWFLTLPANSIRTWGEMQQAFLDEYYSMAKTDDACDEIRSFRQFSGEPLHEAFTRFRELMRKCPHHQIEKWELVKCFVRGLDDNTWNRLESTSNGTLLSNHEDDDWEFLERMSKRSKEKESADRAKKHPTSRSWPDRDASSKDRIDTLEQELARMKKKEVGAVQYSVCEECGDIGHRTENCQATVEVNQVYGDRRQYDMNSNTYHPGLRNHPNFRYGNASNQMNPNFQSGNQGGYSHQTRQRGYNQDGHGLTNNQGGGGDLNAKMDAMLSMMQESKKENEIRDKSHEALAKQVGQLAEEMAQMRGSMGKLPSDTTVNPKHQSSSTGNVRNVHISAVSLLSNDEVCSSVESIPPQCVDGVVGNTRDELEIEERYPLKDERWENFKQAKINLPLLDDIKKVPAHAECLTELSIEKRHNKLPEPVDLISHVSAVLSSAIPQKAQDPGDPLIPIQIGTFKIERALLDLGACVSILPGSLYDQYDFGPLKNFDTPVVLADQTPTHPRGMVEDVIVKVDDCYYPVDFLVVDYVGCVEDTQPVVILGRLSHH